The following proteins are encoded in a genomic region of Brachypodium distachyon strain Bd21 chromosome 1, Brachypodium_distachyon_v3.0, whole genome shotgun sequence:
- the LOC112270107 gene encoding uncharacterized protein LOC112270107: protein MAEWLKRPTHNWRILNNTAKHLYKTPISSTRKGTVDRQVKSNPRNNLIHGRHRCGKGRNSRGIITARHRGGGHKRLYRKIDFRRNQKDISGRIVTIEYDPNRNAYICLIHYGDGEKRYILHPRGAIIGDTIVSGTKVPISMGNALPLTDMPLGTAMHNIEITRGRGGQLARAAGAVAKLIAKEGKSATLRLPSGEVRLVSQNCLATVGQVGNVGVNQKSLGRAGSKCWLGKRPIVRGVVMNPVDHPHGGGEGKAPIGRKKPTTPWGYPALGRRTRKRKKYSDSFILRRRK, encoded by the exons gaGAATACTTAATAATACGGCGAAACATTTATACAAAACACCTATCTCGAGTACACGCAAGGGAACCGTAGACAGGCAAGTGAAATCCAATCCACGAAATAATTTGATCCATGGACGGCACCGTTGTGGTAAAGGTCGTAATTCCAGAGGAATCATTACCGCAAGGCATAGAGGGGGAGGTCATAAACGCCTATACCGTAAAATCGATTTTCGACGGAATCAAAAAGACATATCTGGTAGAATCGTAACCATAGAATACGACCCTAATCGAAATGCATACATTTGTCTCATACACTATGGGGATGGTGAGAAGAGATATATTTTACATCCCAGAGGGGCTATAATTGGAGATACTATTGTTTCTGGTACAAAAGTTCCTATATCAATGGGAAATGCCCTACCTTTGA CCGATATGCCCTTAGGCACGGCCATGCATAACATAGAAATCACACGTGGAAGGGGTGGCCAATTAGCTAGAGCAGCAGGTGCTGTAGCGAAACTTATTGCAAAAGAGGGTAAATCAGCCACTTTAAGATTACCATCTGGGGAGGTCCGTTTAGTATCCCAAAACTGCTTAGCAACAGTCGGACAAGTGGGTAATGTTGGGGTGAACCAAAAAAGTTTGGGTAGAGCCGGATCTAAGTGTTGGCTAGGTAAACGCCCCATAGTAAGAGGGGTAGTTATGAACCCTGTGGACCACCCCCATGGGGGCGGTGAAGGGAAAGCCCCCATTGGTAGAAAAAAACCCACAACCCCTTGGGGTTATCCTGCGCTTGGAAGAAGAActaggaaaaggaaaaaatatagCGATAGTTTTATTCTTCGTCGCCGTAAGTAA